The Henckelia pumila isolate YLH828 chromosome 2, ASM3356847v2, whole genome shotgun sequence genome includes a window with the following:
- the LOC140882707 gene encoding protein NUCLEAR FUSION DEFECTIVE 4-like, translated as MDLDYNPSRKSLIKNKWVATAAGIWIQCTAGSLYTFSIYSSVLKSSQDYDQSTLATISVCKDLGANVGTLAGLLYSSAAGRLGPWVVLLAGAIQSFAGYFLMWLTVTGTLPRPPVFVMCLYMLMAAHAATFFNTANVVTGVHNFPNYSGTIVGIMKGFLGLSGAILIQVYQTTFKNKPSSYILLLSLLPAITSLLLMCFVRIFKTNEEDEKHHLNGFSLVSVLIAAYLTAVIVIQNILKLNLSVRVFTLVFLIVLLLSPIFVAIKAQREKSYRMLKSLLEHNQLEDERDLLDEHTTSTRQDLGEYHEISNGIDQVTNDNRSESRGDLNLLQAMGTISFWFLFFTTACAMGSGLSTVNNMSQIGESLGYTSLEINTLVSLWSIWNFLGRFGAGYISDYFLHAKGCPRPLFMVIMLATMSIGYLVIAFGFPGALYIGSILVGICYGSQWSLMPTIASDLFGKTHLGTIFNTITIACPVGSYILSVKVVGYIYDREVSLFEKTCLGTHCFKLGFIIMASVAFLGSLVALALFLRTRNFYKNVIRPRVLHSIRESKIRVDM; from the exons ATGGATTTGGACTACAATCCGAGCAGAAAATCCCTGATCAAGAACAAATGGGTGGCCACCGCCGCCGGAATATGGATCCAGTGCACCGCCGGCTCTCTCTACACCTTCAGCATCTACTCCTCCGTCCTCAAATCCTCTCAGGACTACGACCAATCGACCCTCGCCACCATTTCTGTGTGCAAAGATCTGGGAGCTAACGTGGGCACCCTGGCCGGTCTCCTCTACTCCTCCGCTGCTGGCAGACTGGGGCCGTGGGTGGTTCTCCTGGCGGGAGCCATTCAGAGCTTTGCTGGGTATTTTCTTATGTGGTTGACCGTCACTGGGACGCTGCCGCGGCCGCCAGTTTTTGTGATGTGCTTGTACATGCTGATGGCGGCGCATGCGGCCACTTTCTTTAATACGGCGAATGTTGTCACTGGGGTGCATAATTTTCCCAATTATAGTGGGACGATTGTTGGGATTATGAAG GGCTTTCTTGGTTTGAGTGGGGCCATACTAATTCAAGTGTATCAGACGACTTTCAAAAACAAGCCCAGTTCATATATCTTGCTCTTGTCATTGTTGCCCGCCATCACCTCTCTTCTGTTGATGTGTTTTGTTCGAATTTTTAAAACAAACGAAGAGGATGAGAAGCATCATTTGAATGGATTCTCTTTAGTTTCTGTTCTGATAGCTGCCTACCTGACTGCAGTAATAGTAATCCAAAATATTCTCAAGTTAAATTTATCTGTTCGGGTCTTTACATTAGTTTTTCTCATTGTTCTGCTACTGTCCCCTATTTTTGTCGCAATTAAAGCCCAAAGGGAAAAGTCGTACCGGATGTTAAAGTCATTACTTGAGCACAACCAATTAGAAGATGAAAGAGACTTGCTCGATGAACATACAACTAGTACGAGACaagatcttggagaataccatGAGATATCCAATGGGATTGACCAAGTTACAAATGACAACCGTTCGGAATCAAGAGGTGACTTAAATCTTCTCCAAGCAATGGGAACCATAAGTTTTTGGTTCTTGTTCTTTACAACTGCATGTGCTATGGGTTCTGGATTGTCTACGGTgaataatatgagccaaatTGGGGAATCTCTCGGTTACACTAGCTTAGAGATCAACACTTTGGTTTCTTTATGGAGCATCTGGAATTTCCTTGGACGCTTTGGAGCTGGTTACATTTCCGACTATTTCTTACACGCCAAAGGTTGTCCGAGACCATTATTCATGGTTATTATGCTAGCAACTATGAGCATTGGCTATCTTGTGATTGCTTTCGGTTTCCCGGGAGCATTATATATTGGTTCCATTTTGGTTGGTATCTGTTATGGGTCACAGTGGTCGTTAATGCCAACCATAGCCTCTGATTTATTCGGAAAAACACATCTAGGGACAATATTCAACACTATCACAATCGCTTGCCCTGTTGGATCTTATATTCTCTCTGTTAAAGTAGTGGGATATATCTACGATAGAGAAGTTTCCTTGTTCGAAAAAACGTGCCTTGGAACTCACTGTTTCAAGCTGGGATTCATCATCATGGCATCTGTTGCTTTCTTGGGTTCGCTCGTCGCCTTGGCTTTGTTTCTTAGAACAAGAAACTTCTATAAAAATGTCATACGCCCAAGGGTTTTGCATTCCATACGAGAGAGCAAGATCAGAGTTGATATGTAA